From one Streptomyces sp. NBC_01478 genomic stretch:
- a CDS encoding NAD(P)-dependent oxidoreductase: MIDALPTLAVVGIGRISRPMVVRLRRAGHRVTVTNRTRARALDVAAETGADVAGTPREAASSADIVIVCLTDDTAVGEVYHGPDGVLAGLREGATVLETSTVAPQTTRDLAPRVLERGATLLDTPLSGSVELATRGELTFLVGGPEEALDRVRPVMDVLATRVLHFGASGNGSIMKLAINSLLLSMATALAEALVLAERAGIDRAAAYDAFTQSAAAAPFVLYNRDNFVRPREAAIHMTLSLVAKDLTLIDALASSVGAPMAQLDANRKLVDQAMAAGLEDRDGVSVLAELLRHNARAEAGQPSGQEIRPPGSP, from the coding sequence GTGATCGACGCCCTGCCCACGCTGGCCGTGGTCGGCATCGGCCGCATCAGCCGCCCCATGGTGGTGCGCCTGCGCCGGGCAGGGCACCGCGTGACCGTGACCAACCGGACCCGGGCGCGCGCCCTCGACGTCGCGGCGGAGACGGGCGCCGACGTGGCCGGCACCCCGCGCGAGGCGGCCTCGTCCGCCGACATCGTCATCGTCTGTCTGACCGACGACACGGCGGTGGGCGAGGTCTACCACGGGCCCGACGGCGTCCTCGCCGGACTCCGCGAGGGAGCAACTGTCCTGGAGACCAGCACAGTTGCTCCGCAGACGACACGGGACCTCGCACCCCGGGTCCTCGAACGCGGCGCCACTCTCCTCGACACCCCGCTGTCCGGTTCCGTCGAACTCGCCACCCGCGGCGAACTCACCTTCCTGGTCGGCGGCCCCGAAGAAGCACTCGACCGTGTGCGTCCGGTCATGGACGTCCTGGCCACCCGCGTCCTGCACTTCGGGGCATCGGGCAACGGCAGCATCATGAAGCTGGCGATCAACTCACTGCTGCTGTCGATGGCGACAGCACTGGCCGAAGCACTGGTCCTCGCCGAGCGCGCCGGCATCGACCGGGCCGCCGCCTACGACGCCTTCACCCAGAGCGCGGCCGCGGCCCCCTTCGTGCTGTACAACCGTGACAACTTCGTACGGCCACGCGAAGCGGCCATCCACATGACGCTGTCACTGGTCGCCAAGGACCTGACACTGATCGACGCGCTGGCATCGTCCGTGGGAGCACCGATGGCCCAACTGGACGCGAACCGCAAGCTCGTCGACCAGGCGATGGCGGCAGGGCTGGAAGACCGCGACGGCGTCTCCGTACTGGCCGAACTGCTACGGCACAACGCCAGGGCCGAAGCGGGACAGCCATCGGGACAGGAGATCCGACCGCCCGGCTCTCCATGA
- a CDS encoding Acg family FMN-binding oxidoreductase, whose product MRTAALDGTTLERLVSAAVAAPSIHNTQPWRFRLDPETLTVEIRAAKHRGLPHIDPKGRALHLSVGCAVLNLRVAVEHFGWEPVTRLLPRPDEPDLLATVRLGATARMPSHTSLYEAVWRRHSSRFPFSERQLPTALLTELAEAAHVEGARLHCLSPRRADGVLLLTREAEHRNITDVDRAKDSRRWVGEMCDTGLGMPSEVLGLQDSTERVPMRDFGAHRHQNGLTARPFERRPSLAVLSTAHDRRADWMRAGQALERVLLVATARGVRASLLHQALEWSDLREQLVAPTPARSAHAQMVIRLGYGPEGPASPRCDAAPLSASGG is encoded by the coding sequence ATGCGTACCGCAGCCCTCGACGGGACAACGCTGGAAAGGCTCGTCTCCGCGGCCGTAGCCGCTCCCTCGATCCACAACACCCAGCCCTGGCGCTTCCGCCTGGACCCGGAGACCCTCACGGTCGAGATCCGCGCGGCCAAGCACCGCGGCCTGCCCCACATCGACCCGAAGGGCCGCGCCCTGCACCTGTCCGTCGGCTGCGCCGTACTCAACCTCCGCGTCGCGGTCGAGCACTTCGGCTGGGAACCGGTGACCCGGCTGCTACCGCGCCCGGACGAGCCGGACCTGCTCGCCACCGTACGTCTCGGCGCCACCGCCAGGATGCCCTCGCACACTTCCCTGTACGAGGCCGTATGGCGCCGGCACAGCAGCCGCTTCCCCTTCTCCGAACGGCAGTTGCCCACCGCCCTGCTCACCGAACTGGCCGAAGCGGCCCATGTCGAAGGGGCCCGGCTGCACTGCCTCTCGCCCCGCCGGGCCGACGGCGTGCTGCTGCTGACCAGGGAGGCGGAGCACCGCAACATCACCGACGTGGACCGTGCCAAGGACAGCCGCCGCTGGGTGGGGGAGATGTGCGACACCGGACTGGGCATGCCGTCGGAGGTGCTCGGCCTCCAGGACTCCACGGAACGCGTCCCGATGCGCGACTTCGGCGCCCACCGCCACCAGAACGGGCTCACCGCGCGCCCCTTCGAGAGGCGGCCCTCCCTCGCGGTGCTGTCCACCGCGCACGATCGCCGGGCCGACTGGATGCGCGCGGGGCAGGCGCTCGAAAGGGTCCTGCTCGTGGCCACCGCGCGGGGGGTGCGGGCATCGCTCCTGCACCAGGCACTGGAATGGTCCGACCTGCGCGAACAGCTCGTGGCACCGACACCCGCCCGCTCCGCGCACGCGCAGATGGTGATCCGCCTCGGATACGGCCCCGAGGGACCCGCTTCACCGCGCTGTGACGCAGCCCCGCTGTCGGCCTCCGGCGGCTGA
- a CDS encoding response regulator transcription factor: MAEPRTFTEQNPIRVFLLDDHEVVRRGITDLLDTEPDISVVGDAGTVEHALARCPAVRPDVAVLDVRLPDGDGISVCRELRSQLPELACLMLTSFDEEDALLDAIMAGASGYVLKQIRGSDLVEAVRTVASGQSMLDPATTARLMRSLRAEPVETPALSPELASLSPRERDILALIGDGLTNREIGKRLYLSEKTVKNHISRLLAKLGVQRRVQAAVLASQLEQSQPGDRTAK; encoded by the coding sequence ATGGCCGAGCCGCGCACCTTCACGGAGCAGAACCCGATCCGTGTCTTCCTGCTGGACGACCACGAGGTCGTACGACGCGGCATCACCGACCTCCTGGACACCGAACCGGACATCTCGGTGGTCGGCGACGCGGGCACCGTCGAGCACGCCCTCGCCCGCTGCCCGGCGGTGCGCCCGGACGTCGCCGTGCTCGACGTACGGCTCCCGGACGGTGACGGCATCTCGGTCTGCCGCGAGCTGCGCAGCCAGTTGCCGGAGCTGGCCTGTCTGATGCTGACCTCGTTCGACGAGGAGGACGCCCTGCTCGACGCCATCATGGCCGGGGCCTCGGGCTACGTCCTCAAGCAGATCAGGGGCTCCGACCTGGTCGAGGCGGTACGGACGGTCGCCTCGGGCCAGTCGATGCTGGACCCCGCGACCACGGCCCGTCTGATGCGCTCGCTGCGCGCCGAGCCCGTCGAGACCCCGGCCCTGTCGCCCGAGCTGGCGAGCCTGTCCCCGCGTGAGCGGGACATCCTCGCCCTCATCGGGGACGGGCTGACGAACCGTGAGATCGGCAAGAGGCTCTACCTCTCGGAGAAGACCGTCAAGAACCACATCTCCCGGCTGCTGGCCAAGCTCGGTGTCCAGCGCCGGGTCCAGGCCGCGGTCCTGGCCTCGCAGTTGGAGCAGTCGCAGCCGGGTGACCGTACCGCGAAGTGA
- a CDS encoding Crp/Fnr family transcriptional regulator yields the protein MITTPTPSMLRALPAEHRQRLLRTAREVSFPQGTRLFEEGGRADRFWIIRTGTIELDMRVPGRRPAVIETLRHDELVGWSWLFAPHAWHLGAEATTPVRAYEFDATAVRLMCREDPALGNAIAQWVGDVLAHRLRSARTRLLDLYAPYGAGTTV from the coding sequence GTGATCACCACCCCCACCCCCAGCATGCTGCGCGCGCTGCCCGCCGAACACCGGCAGCGGCTTCTGCGCACCGCCCGCGAGGTCTCCTTCCCGCAGGGGACGCGCCTGTTCGAGGAGGGCGGCCGGGCCGACCGGTTCTGGATCATCCGCACGGGCACGATCGAGCTCGACATGCGTGTCCCGGGCCGTCGCCCGGCCGTCATCGAGACCCTCCGGCACGACGAACTCGTCGGCTGGTCCTGGCTGTTCGCCCCGCACGCCTGGCATCTGGGTGCCGAGGCGACGACCCCGGTGCGGGCGTACGAGTTCGACGCCACGGCCGTCCGCCTGATGTGCCGGGAGGACCCGGCCCTGGGCAATGCCATCGCCCAGTGGGTCGGTGACGTGCTCGCCCACCGTCTCCGCTCCGCCCGGACCCGGCTGCTGGACCTGTACGCCCCGTACGGCGCCGGCACCACCGTCTGA
- a CDS encoding carbamate kinase produces MRIVVALGGNALLHRGERPDAAVQQANIDRVATALAALAHEHELVITHGNGPQIGLLAMESAADPALSAPYPLHLLGAQTQGMIGSLLARTLHDALPGHRIAALVTHTLVRADDPAFEHPTKFVGQVYGEDIAQALARHRGWPMARDGKGRRRVVPSPVPERIVETDTIHELLGAGVLVICAGGGGVPVTADHDTGALTGVEAVVDKDLTAALLAEHLKADFLLVLTDVPCVYEGYGSPDQQPLLDATPAQLRGGDFPDGSMGPKTEAAARFVERTGALAAIGALDAAYEIVHGRSGTLVRPDLTVV; encoded by the coding sequence ATGCGCATCGTCGTCGCCCTCGGCGGCAACGCCCTGCTGCACCGCGGCGAACGCCCCGACGCCGCCGTCCAGCAGGCGAACATCGACCGGGTCGCCACCGCGCTCGCGGCGCTGGCCCACGAGCACGAGCTGGTCATCACCCACGGCAACGGCCCCCAGATCGGTCTGCTCGCCATGGAGAGCGCGGCCGACCCCGCTCTCAGCGCCCCGTACCCGCTGCACCTGCTCGGCGCCCAGACCCAGGGCATGATCGGCTCCCTGCTGGCCCGCACCCTGCACGACGCGCTGCCCGGCCACCGTATCGCCGCCCTCGTCACCCACACCCTCGTCCGGGCCGACGACCCGGCCTTCGAGCACCCCACGAAGTTCGTCGGCCAGGTCTACGGCGAGGACATCGCCCAGGCCCTCGCCCGGCACCGGGGCTGGCCCATGGCGCGGGACGGCAAGGGCCGGCGGCGCGTCGTGCCCTCACCGGTCCCGGAGCGGATCGTGGAGACCGACACCATCCACGAACTGCTCGGCGCCGGTGTCCTGGTGATCTGCGCCGGCGGCGGAGGCGTCCCCGTCACCGCCGACCACGACACGGGCGCGCTGACCGGAGTGGAGGCCGTCGTCGACAAGGACCTCACCGCGGCCCTGCTCGCCGAACACCTCAAGGCGGACTTCCTGCTCGTCCTCACGGACGTGCCGTGCGTCTACGAGGGCTACGGGAGCCCGGACCAACAGCCCCTCCTCGACGCCACCCCCGCACAACTGCGCGGCGGCGACTTCCCGGACGGCTCCATGGGACCGAAGACCGAGGCCGCCGCCCGGTTCGTCGAACGCACCGGCGCTCTGGCCGCGATAGGGGCCCTGGACGCGGCGTACGAGATCGTCCACGGCAGGTCGGGGACGCTGGTCCGCCCGGATCTCACCGTCGTGTGA
- the pflB gene encoding formate C-acetyltransferase, whose product MTITTAAENRTADAWREFAGTGWREGVDVRAFIQANYTPYEGDATFLTGPTDRTRAVWEKVSALFPEERRLGVLDVDAATPSTITSHAPGYIDRERELIVGLQTDAPLKRAIMPNGGLRMVENSLKAYGYEPDPFVTRVFGTYRKTHNDGVFDAYTPDMRAARKAGIITGLPDAYGRGRIIGDYRRVALYGTDRLIEAKKAERALLDACASSAEVIRDREELAEQTRALGELTRMAATYGCDVSRPAATAHEAVQWLYLGYLAAVKEQNGAAMSLGRTSTFLDVYLQRDLDEGVLDESRAQELIDDFVIKLRIVRFLRTPEYDALFSGDPTWVTESIGGMSDDGRTLVTRTSFRFLQTLYNLGPAPEPNLTVLWSPQLPFAFKEFCAQVSIDTSALQYESDDLLRPGTGDDTAIACCVSAMQVGRQMQFFGARVNLAKALLYAVNGGRDEMTGDQIATPTPPLTGDYLDYEELSKAYDHVLDWLARTYVNALNVIHYMHDKYAYERIEMALHDYPVHRFMACGIAGLSVAADSLSAVKYARVKVFRDATGLAVDFRTEGDFPAYGNNDDRADSIAVELVESFMAKVRQYPTHRGAEHTQSVLTITSNVVYGKHTGNTPDGRLTGQPFAPGANPMNGRDRHGVAASALSVAKLPYEQARDGISLTTTITPEGLGHAPDERAGHLVGILDAYTSAGGFHMNVNVLDRSTLEDAMQHPDKYPDLTIRVSGYAVNFVRLTREQQLDVISRTFHGSL is encoded by the coding sequence ATGACCATCACCACGGCAGCAGAGAACCGGACGGCCGACGCCTGGCGGGAGTTCGCGGGAACCGGCTGGCGCGAGGGCGTCGACGTGCGCGCCTTCATCCAGGCCAACTACACCCCGTACGAAGGTGATGCGACCTTCCTGACCGGTCCCACCGACCGCACGCGCGCCGTCTGGGAGAAGGTCAGCGCCCTGTTCCCGGAGGAGCGGCGCCTGGGCGTCCTCGACGTGGACGCCGCCACCCCCTCCACGATCACCTCGCACGCGCCCGGATACATCGACCGCGAACGGGAGTTGATCGTCGGCCTCCAGACCGACGCCCCGCTGAAGCGCGCGATCATGCCCAACGGCGGCCTGCGCATGGTCGAGAACAGCCTGAAGGCCTACGGCTACGAGCCCGACCCGTTCGTCACGCGCGTCTTCGGCACCTACCGCAAGACCCACAACGACGGTGTCTTCGACGCCTACACCCCCGACATGCGCGCCGCCCGCAAGGCGGGCATCATCACCGGACTGCCCGACGCCTACGGCCGCGGCCGGATCATCGGCGACTACCGGCGCGTCGCGCTGTACGGCACGGACCGGCTGATCGAGGCCAAGAAGGCCGAGCGGGCCCTGCTCGACGCCTGCGCGTCGTCCGCCGAGGTCATCCGCGACCGGGAGGAACTCGCCGAGCAGACACGCGCGTTGGGCGAACTGACACGCATGGCGGCGACCTACGGCTGTGACGTCTCCCGGCCCGCCGCGACCGCGCACGAGGCGGTGCAGTGGCTCTACCTCGGCTACCTCGCCGCCGTGAAGGAGCAGAACGGCGCCGCGATGTCGCTCGGCCGCACCTCCACCTTCCTGGACGTCTATCTCCAACGCGACCTGGACGAAGGCGTGTTGGACGAGTCCCGCGCCCAGGAACTGATCGACGACTTCGTGATCAAGCTGCGGATCGTACGGTTCCTGCGCACCCCCGAGTACGACGCCCTGTTCTCCGGCGACCCGACCTGGGTGACGGAGTCCATCGGCGGCATGAGCGACGACGGCCGCACCCTCGTCACCCGCACCTCCTTCCGCTTCCTGCAGACCCTCTACAACCTCGGCCCCGCCCCCGAACCCAACCTGACCGTCCTGTGGTCGCCCCAACTTCCCTTCGCCTTCAAGGAGTTCTGCGCCCAGGTCTCCATCGACACCAGCGCCCTCCAGTACGAGTCCGACGACCTGCTGCGCCCGGGCACCGGCGACGACACCGCGATCGCCTGCTGCGTGTCGGCGATGCAGGTCGGCCGCCAGATGCAGTTCTTCGGCGCCCGCGTCAACCTCGCCAAAGCCCTCCTCTACGCGGTCAACGGCGGCCGCGACGAGATGACCGGCGACCAGATCGCAACCCCGACACCTCCGCTGACCGGCGACTACCTCGACTACGAGGAACTCTCCAAGGCCTACGACCACGTCCTGGACTGGCTGGCCCGGACGTACGTCAACGCGCTCAACGTCATCCACTACATGCACGACAAGTACGCCTACGAACGCATCGAGATGGCCCTGCACGACTACCCCGTGCACCGCTTCATGGCCTGCGGCATCGCCGGCCTGTCGGTCGCCGCCGACAGCCTGTCCGCCGTCAAGTACGCCCGGGTGAAGGTGTTCCGCGACGCCACCGGCCTCGCCGTCGACTTCCGCACCGAGGGCGACTTCCCCGCGTACGGCAACAACGACGACCGCGCCGACAGCATCGCCGTAGAACTCGTCGAGTCCTTCATGGCGAAGGTGCGCCAGTACCCCACCCACCGGGGCGCCGAACACACCCAGTCCGTCCTCACCATCACCTCGAACGTCGTCTACGGCAAGCACACCGGCAACACCCCCGACGGCCGCCTCACCGGACAGCCCTTCGCCCCCGGCGCCAACCCGATGAACGGCCGCGACCGGCACGGAGTCGCCGCCTCCGCCCTCTCGGTGGCCAAGCTGCCGTACGAACAGGCCCGTGACGGGATCTCGTTGACGACGACGATCACGCCCGAGGGACTGGGGCACGCGCCCGACGAGCGCGCCGGGCACCTGGTGGGCATCCTCGACGCCTACACATCGGCCGGCGGCTTCCACATGAACGTCAACGTGTTGGACCGGTCCACGCTGGAAGACGCCATGCAACACCCGGACAAATACCCGGACTTGACCATCCGCGTCTCCGGCTACGCCGTCAACTTCGTCCGCCTGACCCGCGAACAGCAACTCGACGTGATCAGCCGCACCTTCCACGGATCACTGTGA
- the pflA gene encoding pyruvate formate-lyase-activating protein, giving the protein MKTVRTATTGRIHSWDLSTGVDGPGTRFVLFVSGCPLRCLYCANPDTWHMRDGQEMNVDEVMAEIDKYRAFITTAGGGVTVTGGEPLLQSAFTGEILRRCKEAGLHTALDTSGFLGARATDELLADTDLVLLDIKSFDIAAYRHLTGGELAPTLNFATRLDRLGIPMWVRYVLVPGWTDDPEAVDALADFVAGLGTVDRVDVLPFHKLGAAKYEALGIPFQLRDNPVPGADLTERVRDQFRAHGLSAY; this is encoded by the coding sequence GTGAAAACCGTACGGACCGCGACGACCGGCCGGATCCACTCCTGGGACCTGTCCACCGGCGTCGACGGCCCCGGAACCCGGTTCGTCCTCTTCGTCTCCGGCTGCCCGCTGCGCTGCCTGTACTGCGCCAACCCCGACACCTGGCACATGCGCGACGGACAGGAGATGAACGTCGACGAGGTGATGGCGGAGATCGACAAGTACCGCGCCTTCATCACCACGGCCGGCGGCGGAGTGACCGTCACGGGCGGCGAGCCGCTGCTGCAGTCCGCCTTCACCGGCGAGATCCTGCGCCGCTGCAAGGAGGCCGGACTGCACACCGCCCTCGACACCTCCGGCTTCCTCGGCGCCCGCGCCACCGACGAACTCCTCGCCGACACCGACCTGGTGCTCCTGGACATCAAGTCCTTCGACATCGCGGCCTACCGCCATCTCACCGGCGGCGAACTCGCCCCCACCCTGAACTTCGCCACCCGCCTCGACCGACTCGGCATCCCGATGTGGGTCAGGTACGTCCTGGTCCCCGGCTGGACCGACGATCCGGAGGCCGTCGACGCGCTGGCCGACTTCGTCGCGGGACTCGGTACGGTCGACCGCGTGGACGTCCTGCCGTTCCACAAGCTGGGCGCGGCCAAGTACGAAGCCCTCGGCATTCCGTTCCAGTTGCGCGACAACCCCGTTCCCGGGGCCGACCTGACAGAGCGCGTCCGTGACCAGTTCCGGGCGCACGGTCTGTCGGCCTACTGA
- a CDS encoding DoxX family membrane protein yields the protein MAVHEHPHRTSGFHLPAFRRNGSASDGAVTAAATTATSARAYAFASLRLLTGFVFLWAFLDKTFGLGYATPSGKGWIDGGSPTKGFLSSVAAGPMESTFHDWAGAGWANWLFMLGLLGIGVALVAGVALRFAAVGGTLMMAFMWLAEWPPARHLSDGSPSMSSNPFVDYHLIYAVVLIALAAVAAGDTLGLGKVWARLPLIRDSRWLR from the coding sequence ATGGCCGTGCACGAGCACCCGCACCGCACCTCCGGCTTCCACCTGCCCGCGTTCCGCAGGAACGGCTCGGCGTCGGACGGCGCCGTGACGGCAGCCGCTACGACGGCCACTTCGGCGCGTGCCTACGCCTTCGCGTCCCTGCGCCTCCTCACCGGGTTCGTCTTCCTGTGGGCCTTCCTCGACAAGACCTTCGGCCTCGGCTACGCGACTCCGTCGGGCAAGGGCTGGATCGATGGCGGCTCGCCGACCAAGGGTTTCCTGAGCTCTGTGGCGGCCGGTCCGATGGAGTCCACGTTCCATGACTGGGCCGGTGCGGGCTGGGCGAACTGGCTGTTCATGCTCGGTCTGCTCGGTATCGGTGTCGCGCTCGTCGCCGGCGTCGCGCTGCGCTTCGCGGCCGTCGGGGGCACGCTGATGATGGCGTTCATGTGGCTGGCCGAGTGGCCGCCGGCCAGGCACCTCTCGGACGGCTCGCCGAGCATGTCGTCGAACCCGTTCGTGGACTACCACCTGATCTACGCCGTCGTCCTGATCGCCCTGGCCGCCGTCGCCGCCGGCGACACCCTCGGCCTCGGCAAGGTCTGGGCCAGGCTCCCGCTCATCCGTGACAGCCGCTGGCTGCGGTGA
- a CDS encoding universal stress protein encodes MTRTVTVGFDGSAESRAAAEWAAREARLLGLPLKIVHVWEPVPVPMAQAPLLGAETQQHWSERIPREAGEGLRLRHPGLDVTEEQVTGSPADALVDAAKDAELLVLGSRGLSGVGGFLVGSVGLAVVAHAELPVVLVRAGEQTVAADGTSPASATASRPVVLGVDAGAPADAVIEFAFAEAARRGTALRVVYGWGLPPYYAYGLAFDSGLNDGLFREEAAALTEALRPWRRKHPAVEVVLEPRVGSAADHLVDASREACLVVIGRRIRRGGLGAHIGPVAHGVLHHSTAPVAVVAHD; translated from the coding sequence ATGACCCGCACCGTCACCGTTGGCTTCGACGGCTCCGCCGAGAGCCGCGCGGCGGCCGAGTGGGCCGCCCGTGAGGCACGACTGCTCGGCCTGCCGCTGAAGATCGTCCACGTCTGGGAGCCCGTGCCGGTACCCATGGCTCAGGCCCCGCTGCTGGGAGCGGAGACGCAGCAGCACTGGAGCGAGCGGATTCCGCGCGAGGCGGGCGAGGGCCTGCGCCTGCGCCACCCCGGCCTGGACGTGACCGAGGAGCAGGTGACCGGCTCGCCCGCGGACGCGCTGGTGGATGCGGCGAAGGACGCCGAGCTGCTGGTCCTGGGCTCGCGTGGGCTGAGCGGCGTCGGCGGGTTCCTGGTCGGTTCGGTCGGGCTTGCCGTGGTCGCGCACGCCGAGCTGCCCGTGGTCCTGGTCCGGGCCGGCGAGCAGACCGTCGCCGCGGACGGGACGAGCCCCGCGTCCGCCACTGCGTCCCGGCCGGTGGTGCTGGGCGTCGATGCCGGCGCTCCGGCCGACGCGGTGATCGAGTTCGCGTTCGCCGAGGCCGCCCGGCGCGGCACCGCGCTGCGGGTCGTCTACGGCTGGGGCCTGCCGCCGTATTACGCCTACGGTCTCGCGTTCGACTCGGGTCTGAACGACGGGCTGTTCCGCGAGGAGGCGGCGGCTCTCACCGAGGCTTTGCGCCCCTGGCGCCGGAAGCACCCCGCGGTCGAGGTCGTGCTGGAGCCCCGTGTGGGCAGTGCCGCCGACCATCTGGTGGATGCCTCCCGTGAGGCGTGTCTGGTGGTGATCGGCCGCCGGATCCGCCGTGGCGGGCTCGGCGCGCACATCGGCCCGGTCGCGCACGGCGTCCTGCACCACTCCACCGCCCCCGTGGCGGTCGTCGCCCACGACTGA
- the adhP gene encoding alcohol dehydrogenase AdhP translates to MKAAVVRAFGEPLVIEERPDPEPGPGQVRVRVEASGLCHTDIHAAHGDWPVKPKPPFVPGHEGVGLVEELGDGVTHLTVGQRVAVPWLGWACGRCEHCLSGWETLCEQQVNTGYGCDGGYAEQMLAWADFAQPVPDGVSAIDAAPLTCAGVTTYKALKVAGVRPSQLVAISGVGGLGHLAVQYAKIAGATVAAIDVTDEKLELAAELGADLVIDARKDDVGEVLKRHGGAHAAIALAVNEGAFAAVNSGLRRGGKLVMVALPAHGSIQVPIFDTVLNGTSVIGSIVGTRQDLTEVFQLHAAGRTEVISETRPLDTVNESIDEVLRGEVKARIVFDLTSGR, encoded by the coding sequence ATGAAGGCAGCAGTTGTCCGGGCCTTCGGTGAACCCCTGGTCATCGAGGAGCGTCCCGATCCCGAGCCCGGCCCCGGGCAGGTCCGTGTCCGCGTCGAGGCGTCGGGGCTGTGCCACACCGACATCCACGCCGCGCACGGCGACTGGCCCGTCAAGCCGAAGCCGCCGTTCGTGCCCGGTCACGAGGGCGTCGGCCTGGTCGAGGAGCTCGGCGACGGCGTCACCCACCTGACCGTCGGGCAGCGGGTGGCGGTGCCGTGGCTGGGCTGGGCCTGCGGGCGGTGCGAGCACTGCCTGTCCGGCTGGGAGACGCTGTGCGAGCAGCAGGTCAACACCGGCTACGGCTGCGACGGCGGGTACGCGGAGCAGATGCTGGCCTGGGCGGACTTCGCCCAGCCGGTGCCCGACGGCGTGTCCGCCATCGACGCCGCCCCGCTGACCTGCGCGGGCGTCACCACGTACAAGGCCCTCAAGGTCGCCGGTGTGCGGCCCTCGCAGCTCGTCGCGATCTCCGGGGTGGGCGGGCTCGGCCACCTGGCGGTGCAGTACGCGAAGATCGCGGGGGCAACGGTCGCGGCGATCGACGTCACCGACGAGAAGCTCGAACTGGCCGCCGAACTCGGCGCGGACCTCGTGATCGACGCCCGCAAGGACGACGTGGGCGAGGTCCTCAAGCGGCACGGCGGTGCGCACGCGGCCATCGCGCTCGCGGTGAACGAGGGCGCGTTCGCCGCGGTCAACTCGGGTCTGCGGCGCGGCGGGAAGCTCGTCATGGTCGCCCTGCCCGCGCACGGCAGCATCCAGGTCCCGATCTTCGACACCGTGCTGAACGGCACCTCGGTGATCGGCTCGATCGTCGGCACCCGCCAGGACCTCACCGAGGTCTTCCAACTGCACGCCGCCGGACGGACCGAGGTCATCTCCGAGACCCGGCCGCTGGACACCGTCAACGAGTCCATCGACGAGGTGCTGCGCGGCGAGGTCAAGGCCCGGATCGTCTTCGACCTCACGTCGGGGCGGTGA